CGTCCAGGGCCTGGACATCAACGAGTTCTCCCGCGCCCGCATCGACGCGTCGGTGCAGGAGCTCGCGGAGGAGCGCGACGCCGTGCGCGGCCTCGGCCTCATCTGAGTCGTCACCCGTGCCGTCCCGGCACACCCCACCGCCCCCGGTCGGCCTCCCGCCGCCGGGGGCGCGGCGTACCCCCGGGGCCGTCCGTCGCCGCCCACGCCCGCGTCCCCATCGCCTCCGCCGCCCCTGCCGGGGCCGCCTCCGCCGCCCCCAGGTAGGGGCGGCGCAGCTTCAGGAACGGCAGCTCCACCGCGTGGTACGTCAGGAACGACAGCGCCACCGTCAGCGGCAGCGCCACCGCGGCCGTCAGGGCGAACGCCGCCCACACCGGCGGCAGGGGGACCGCGGCGAGGACCCGCCCGGCGTACTCGCCCAGCACGGTCAGCACCATGAAGTGCGTCAGGTAGACCGAGTAGCTGACCTCGCCGAGCCGTGCCGCCCCCCGCGACAGCCACCCCGGCCCCTCCCGCCACGCCCGCCACCCCGGCCCCTCCCGTCCCGCGCGCCCCGCCGGGCCCGGGACGGCCGCCGGGGTCGCGCCGCCCCCCGGGGCCGCGCGCCCCGTGGCGTCCGCGCGGCCCGTGGCGTCCGCGCGGCCCGTGGCGTCCGCGCCCGTGACGTAGACCGCGACGAAGAGCGCCCACACGGCGCCCTCCACCGTGCCCCACACCAGCTTCAGTGGGCTGTCCGAGACGAAGCCGTGCAGCTGGTTGTACGACCACAGCGCGACCACCGCTGGCCCCAGCGCCGCCCACGCCGGCCACCGGCCGCCGGCCCGCTCCCCACGGCGCAGGTACCACCAGGCGGCCAGCATGCCCAGCAGGAACTGGTCGATGCGCCCCGCCAGCCCCAGGTACAGGGCGGTCGTCGGAGGCTCCGGCACCGGACTGCTCAGCCACACCAGCACCCGCAGGAGCGCGACGGCCCCCAGCAGCCGCAGCAGGGCGCCCGGCCCGCGCTCCGTCAGCAGCCGGTTCAGCAGCGGGAAGAGCAGGTAGAACTGCACCTCCACGCTGAGGGTCCAGAACACGCCCCCGTAGGGCTGGCCGGGCGTCGCGAACGTCAGCAGGCGCAGCACGTCCTCGTACGACACCAGCGCCACCTGCGTCGCCAGCCCGAGCACCGCGACGACCAGGTACAGCGGATAGACCCGCAGGAGCCGGTTGGTGACGAACCGTCCGTAGCGGATGGGGCGGCCGTGCGCGCCGACGGTGAAGATGAAACCGGACAGCACCATGAACAGGGCGACGGCGGTGTGCCCCTCGAAGACGAGCGTCGCGGCCGGGTTCGCCGAGTACAGCCAGCCCGTCTCCGCGGTGAACGCCCCGCCGCCCTCCAGCCGGGCGGTGAACAGCTGGCACCCGTGGTACAGCACCACGAGGACGGCGGCCGCGGCGCGCAGGTGGTCGACGGGGGCGAGGTAGACGCGGTCGCTGTCGCTGCTGCGCATGATCGAACCGTAGAGCGGGCCGGACCGCGCGCCGGGGCGACCGGGCGAGCGCGGACAGCACATCATCCATACGGATCATTGCGTTAGTACGATCGAATGTAGTATTTCTTATACATGAGCGAGCAGGTGCACAACAGGCTGGCCGTCGTCCGGGCCGAACGCAAGGTGTCGCGGCAGGCACTGGCGCAGGAGGTCGGCGTCCACTACCAGACCATCGGCTACATCGAGCGCGGACAGTACAACCCCAGCCTCGACCTGGCCCTGAAGCTGGCGGCCTACTTCCGACTCCCGGTGGAGGCGCTGTTCTCCCTGGAGCCGTTCCAGCCGCTCACGACGGAGATCTACGGGGTTGACGGGGACAACGGGAGGACCACCTCATGAGGACCGCCACGCGATACGACCAGCGGATGTACGCACTCATGAACCGGCGCGAGGCCGCGCCGCTCTACCGGACGGCGGCCCGCCGGCGGGCCCTGGTCGCCGCGCACGTGCTGCTCACCGCGGGGGCCGCCACCACGTGGCTCGCCATGGTCGTCGCCGACGCCACCTGGGCGGCGTTCGCGATGCTCGGCCTGCTGCTGCCCTGGGTGGTCGCCACCGGCGGCATCAACGCCGCCACCCGCGGCCTGCTCGAACTGCGCGGCCGGATGCTCGACGAGCGCCAGACCGCCGAACGCGACCGGGTCCGGGCCATCGCCCACCGGGTCACCACCGGTCTGCTCCTCCTCGGCACCGCCGCGTTCGGGCTGCTGCTGTGGACGACGGACGTCCGGGCCGGCGGCGAGGTCGTCTTCGCGGTGCTGTTCACGGCCCTCGTCGTGCACTGGCTGATGCCGCTGTGGGTGGCCGGACTGCGCGCCGAGGACGACGTCCGGACGGACGGCGACGACCTGCCGTAGGGCCTGCGGCAGGCCGGTCGGCAGGGGCTGTCGACGGCCGGTCCGCAGGGACTCCAGGCCGGTCGGCACGGCCTGTCGGAGGCCTGCCGCACGGCCTGTCGTAGGTCTGCCGCAGGGCCTGCCGGGGGTCTGCCGCAGGGCCTGCCGGGCGCCGGTCGGCACGGCCTGTCAGGGGTCTGCCGCAGGGCCCGTCGCGGGCCTGCCGTGGGTGACCCCCGCCACTTTCGCGCATGCTTCCACCCGCCCGGGGCAGGTGCCCGGCTCGCCGGTCAGGAGGGTTCTGACCGCACGAGGTACGGAAGGCAGTACGCGCAGTGTCGGAACACCACACACAGAGCATCCACGTGGCCGGGGAGTGGCGCACCGCCGCTTCCGGCGCCACCCGCGACATCCTCGACCCCGCCGACGCCACGACCCTCGCGGTCGTGGCGGAGGGCGGAGCCGAGGACGCCGACGCCGCGATCGCCGCCGCACGCGAGGCATTCGACCACGGCCAGGGGGAGTGGCCCACCACACCGGTCGCCGAACGGGCGGCGCTGCTGCGACGGGTCGCCGACCTGCTCCAGCGCGACCGCGAGTCGCTCGGGCTCCTGGAGAGCCGCGACGCCGGCAAGACCGTCGAGGAGGGCCGCGTCGACGTCGACTGCGTCAGCGACGCCTTCCGCTACTTCGCCGACCTCGTCGTCCACGAGAGCGGCGGACGCGTCGTCGACGCGGGGGACCCCGACGTCCACAGCGTCGTCGTGCACGAGCCGGTCGGCGTGTGCGCGCTGATCACCCCCTGGAACTACCCGCTCCTCCAGGCCAGCTGGAAGATCGCCCCGGCCCTCGCCGCGGGCAACACCTTCGTCGTCAAGCCGAGCGAGATCACGCCGCTGACGACGATCGCCCTGATGCGGCTCCTCACCGAGGCCGGGCTGCCGGCCGGCGTCGCCAACCTCGTCACCGGCCCCGGTGCCACCGTCGGCGCCCGCATGGCCGAACACCCCGACGTCGACCTGGTCTCCTTCACCGGCGGCCTCGTCAGCGGCACCAAGGTGATGCGCGCCGCCGCCGACGGTGTGAAGAAGGTCGCCCTCGAACTCGGCGGGAAGAACCCCAACGTCGTCTTCGCCGACGCCTGCACCACCCCCGAAGCCTTCGACACCGCCGTCGACCAGGCCCTCAACGCGGCCTTCATCCACAGCGGCCAGGTCTGCTCGGCCGGCTCCCGGCTGATCGTCGAGGAGTCCCTGCGCGAGCGGTTCGTCGCCGAACTGGCCCGCCGCGCCGACCTGATCCGCCTCGGCCGCGGCACCGAGCCCGGCGTCGAGTGCGGCCCCCTCGTCTCCGCGCAGCAGCTCGCCCGCACCGAGGAGTACGTCGCCTCCGCCCTCGCGGAGGGCGCCGTCCTGCGCGCCGGCGGGCAGCGCCCCACCGGACCCGGCCTCGACGACGGCTGGTTCTACCGGCCCACCGTCCTCGACCACTGCGACCGCACCATGCGGGTCGTCCGCGAGGAGGTCTTCGGGCCCGTCCTCACCGTCGAGACCTTCCGCACCGAGGACGAGGCGGTCGCCCTCGCCAACGACACCGAGTACGGACTCGCCGGCGGCGTCTGGTCCGCGGACGCCGGCCGCGCCCGCCGCGTCGCCCGCCGGATGCGCCACGGCACCGTCTGGATCAACGACTTCCACCCCTACCTCCCCCAGGCGGAGTGGGGTGGCTTCGGCAAGAGCGGCATCGGCCGCGAACTCGGCCCAGCCGGCCTCGCCGAGTACCGCGAGAGCAAGCACGTCTACCAGAACCTCGCCCCGCGCCCGGTGCGCTGGTTCAAGGGCTGAGCGGCGAGCGAACAGGGACGCAGGACAGGACGTAGGACACACATGACCACGGACACCGCCCATACCGAGCAGACCCCCGAGACGGAGTACGACTACGTGATCGTCGGAGGCGGCACCGCCGGCTCCGTCATCGCGCGCCGCCTCACCGCCGACCCCGACGTCACCGTCGCCGTCATCGAGGGCGGCCCCGACGACCGCGACCGGCCCGACGTCCTCACGCTGCGCCGCTGGCTCGGCCTCCTCGGCGGGGACCTCGACTACGACTACCCGACCGTCGAACAGCCCCGCGGCAACAGCCACATCCGGCACAGCCGCGCCCGCGTCCTCGGCGGCTGCTCCTCCCACAACACGCTGATCTCCTTCAAACCCCTCCCCTCCGACTGGGAGGAGTGGTCCGAGGCCGGCGCCACCGGCTGGCACGCCGCCGCCATGGACCCCTACTACGACCGGCTCCTCAACAACATCGTCACCGTCGACGAGAAGGACCGGAACGCCATCGCCCGCGACTTCGTCGACGCGGCGCGCACCGCGCTCGGCGTCCCGCACGTCGACGGGTTCAACCGGAAGCCGTTCCACGAGGGCGCCGGCTTCTTCGACCTCGCCTACCACCCCGAGGACAACAAGCGCTCCTCCGCGTCCGTCGCGTACCTGCACCCCGTCATGGACGAGCGCCCCAACCTCCGGATCTGGCTGGAGACCTGGGCGTACCGGCTCGAACTCGACGGTGACCGCGCCCGCGGCGTCCACGTCCGCCGCGCCGACGGCACCGAGACGCTCGTCACCGCCCGCCGCGAGGTCGTCCTGTGCGCCGGCGCCGTCGACACGCCCCGGCTGCTGCTGCACTCCGGGATCGGCCCCCGGCGGGACCTGGAGGCGCTCGGCATCCCCGTCGCCCACGACCTGCCGGGCGTCGGCGAGAACCTGCTCGACCACCCCGAGTCGGTCATCGTCTGGGAGACCCACGGCCCGATCCCCGAGAACTCCGCGATGGACAGCGACGCCGGACTCTTCGTCCGCCGCGACCCCGCCGAACCCGGGCCGGACCTGATGTTCCACTTCTACCAGATCCCCTTCACCGACAACCCCGAGCGCCTCGGCTACGAGAAGCCCGCGCACGGCGTGTCGATGACGCCCAACATCCCCAAGCCGCGCAGCCGCGGCCGCCTCTACCTGACCAGCGCGGACCCCGAGGTGAAGCCCGCCCTCGACTTCCGCTACTTCACCGACGAGGGCGACTACGACGCCCGCACCCTCGTCGACGGCATCCGCCTCGCCCGCGAGGTCGCCGCCACCGAACCGCTCGCCTCCTGGCTCAAGCGCGAGGTCTGCCCGGGCCCGGACGTGACGGGTGACGAGGAGCTCGGCGAGTACGCCCGCAAGGCCGCCCACACCGTCTACCACCCCGCCGGCACCTGCAAGATGGGCGCCGCCGACGACCCCACGGCGGTCGTCGACCCCGACCTGAGAGTCAGGGGACTGCGGGGCCTGCGCGTCGCCGACGCGTCGGTCTTCCCGACCATGACGGCCGTCAACCCGATGGTGGCGGTGCTGATGGTCGGCGAGAAGGCCGCCGACCTGCTGGGTGGTGACGCCCGATGACCACGACCCCCGCGACCGCCGCCGGTACCCCCGGCACCGCCGGCACTCCCGGTACCCCCGGCACCGCCGGCACGCCCGCCACCGCCGGTACTCCCGCCACCGCCGGCACGCCCGGCACCGCCGGTACTCCCGGCACTTCCGTGACTGTTGGCACTCCTGGTGCTGCCGGTACTCCTGCTACGGACGCGTCGCCCGACGTGCCCGTCTTCGGCGTCCGCAACCTGTGGAAGGTCTTCGGCCCCAAGGCCGGCCGCGTCCCCGCCGACCCCGCCCTCGCCGACCTCTCCCCGGCCGAACTGCGCGCCCGCACCGGCTGCACCGCCGCCGTCCGGGACGTCTCCTTCGACGTCCGCCAGGGCGAGGTCTTCGTCGTCATGGGGCTCTCCGGCTCCGGCAAGTCCACCCTCGTGCGCTGCCTGACCCGGCTCGTCGAACCGACCTCCGGCAGCCTGGAGTTCGACGGCGGCGACGTCCGCGCCATGGACCGCGCCCGGCTGCGCGAACTGCGCCGCCACCGCGCCGCGATGGTCTTCCAGCACTTCGGCCTGCTGCCGCACCGCACCGTCCTCGACAACGTCGCCTACGGCCTGGAGATCCAGGGCGTCGGCCGCGCCGAACGGCGCGCCAAGGCCGCCGAGTTCGTCGCCAAGGTCGGTCTCGCCGGACTGGAGCACCGCAGGCCCGGCCAGCTCTCCGGCGGCCAGCAGCAGCGCGTCGGCCTGGCCCGCGCGCTCGCCGTCGACCCCGCCGTCCTGCTGTTCGACGAGCCGTTCAGCGCGCTCGACCCGCTGATCCGCCGCGACATGCAGGAGGAGGTCGTCCGGCTCCACCGCGAGGAGGGCCGCACGATGGTCTTCATCACCCACGACCTCAGCGAGGCGCTGCGCATCGGCGACCGCATCGCGCTCATGCGCGACGGCCGCATCGTGCAGCTCGGCACGCCGGAGGAGATCGTCGGCGCGCCCGCGGACGACTACGTACGCGACTTCGTCCGGGACGTGCCGCGCGAGCAGGTCGTCACGGTCCGCACCGCCATGCGCCCGATCTGCGCGGACGACGCCCCGAACGGGCCGGCGCTGCCGCCCGGCGCGACGGTCTCCGAGGCCATCACCGCCGCCGCCCTCGGCGGCGGCGCCCCGGTCCGCGTCGTCAAGGACGGCCGCTGCCTGGGCGTCGTGGACCACGAGGCCCTCCTGGGCGTCGTCGCGGGGGTCACACCCCCGGCCGGGAAGGCGGCGGCATGACCCCGACGAAGGCCCCGAACCACAACCCCCCGAACAAGCCCCCGCTCCCGCA
This portion of the Streptomyces changanensis genome encodes:
- a CDS encoding acyltransferase family protein, encoding MRSSDSDRVYLAPVDHLRAAAAVLVVLYHGCQLFTARLEGGGAFTAETGWLYSANPAATLVFEGHTAVALFMVLSGFIFTVGAHGRPIRYGRFVTNRLLRVYPLYLVVAVLGLATQVALVSYEDVLRLLTFATPGQPYGGVFWTLSVEVQFYLLFPLLNRLLTERGPGALLRLLGAVALLRVLVWLSSPVPEPPTTALYLGLAGRIDQFLLGMLAAWWYLRRGERAGGRWPAWAALGPAVVALWSYNQLHGFVSDSPLKLVWGTVEGAVWALFVAVYVTGADATGRADATGRADATGRAAPGGGATPAAVPGPAGRAGREGPGWRAWREGPGWLSRGAARLGEVSYSVYLTHFMVLTVLGEYAGRVLAAVPLPPVWAAFALTAAVALPLTVALSFLTYHAVELPFLKLRRPYLGAAEAAPAGAAEAMGTRAWAATDGPGGTPRPRRREADRGRWGVPGRHG
- a CDS encoding helix-turn-helix transcriptional regulator, whose product is MSEQVHNRLAVVRAERKVSRQALAQEVGVHYQTIGYIERGQYNPSLDLALKLAAYFRLPVEALFSLEPFQPLTTEIYGVDGDNGRTTS
- a CDS encoding aldehyde dehydrogenase family protein, with amino-acid sequence MSEHHTQSIHVAGEWRTAASGATRDILDPADATTLAVVAEGGAEDADAAIAAAREAFDHGQGEWPTTPVAERAALLRRVADLLQRDRESLGLLESRDAGKTVEEGRVDVDCVSDAFRYFADLVVHESGGRVVDAGDPDVHSVVVHEPVGVCALITPWNYPLLQASWKIAPALAAGNTFVVKPSEITPLTTIALMRLLTEAGLPAGVANLVTGPGATVGARMAEHPDVDLVSFTGGLVSGTKVMRAAADGVKKVALELGGKNPNVVFADACTTPEAFDTAVDQALNAAFIHSGQVCSAGSRLIVEESLRERFVAELARRADLIRLGRGTEPGVECGPLVSAQQLARTEEYVASALAEGAVLRAGGQRPTGPGLDDGWFYRPTVLDHCDRTMRVVREEVFGPVLTVETFRTEDEAVALANDTEYGLAGGVWSADAGRARRVARRMRHGTVWINDFHPYLPQAEWGGFGKSGIGRELGPAGLAEYRESKHVYQNLAPRPVRWFKG
- a CDS encoding GMC family oxidoreductase gives rise to the protein MTTDTAHTEQTPETEYDYVIVGGGTAGSVIARRLTADPDVTVAVIEGGPDDRDRPDVLTLRRWLGLLGGDLDYDYPTVEQPRGNSHIRHSRARVLGGCSSHNTLISFKPLPSDWEEWSEAGATGWHAAAMDPYYDRLLNNIVTVDEKDRNAIARDFVDAARTALGVPHVDGFNRKPFHEGAGFFDLAYHPEDNKRSSASVAYLHPVMDERPNLRIWLETWAYRLELDGDRARGVHVRRADGTETLVTARREVVLCAGAVDTPRLLLHSGIGPRRDLEALGIPVAHDLPGVGENLLDHPESVIVWETHGPIPENSAMDSDAGLFVRRDPAEPGPDLMFHFYQIPFTDNPERLGYEKPAHGVSMTPNIPKPRSRGRLYLTSADPEVKPALDFRYFTDEGDYDARTLVDGIRLAREVAATEPLASWLKREVCPGPDVTGDEELGEYARKAAHTVYHPAGTCKMGAADDPTAVVDPDLRVRGLRGLRVADASVFPTMTAVNPMVAVLMVGEKAADLLGGDAR
- a CDS encoding quaternary amine ABC transporter ATP-binding protein, coding for MTTTPATAAGTPGTAGTPGTPGTAGTPATAGTPATAGTPGTAGTPGTSVTVGTPGAAGTPATDASPDVPVFGVRNLWKVFGPKAGRVPADPALADLSPAELRARTGCTAAVRDVSFDVRQGEVFVVMGLSGSGKSTLVRCLTRLVEPTSGSLEFDGGDVRAMDRARLRELRRHRAAMVFQHFGLLPHRTVLDNVAYGLEIQGVGRAERRAKAAEFVAKVGLAGLEHRRPGQLSGGQQQRVGLARALAVDPAVLLFDEPFSALDPLIRRDMQEEVVRLHREEGRTMVFITHDLSEALRIGDRIALMRDGRIVQLGTPEEIVGAPADDYVRDFVRDVPREQVVTVRTAMRPICADDAPNGPALPPGATVSEAITAAALGGGAPVRVVKDGRCLGVVDHEALLGVVAGVTPPAGKAAA